In Macadamia integrifolia cultivar HAES 741 unplaced genomic scaffold, SCU_Mint_v3 scaffold_210A, whole genome shotgun sequence, the following are encoded in one genomic region:
- the LOC122071328 gene encoding binding partner of ACD11 1-like — protein MQTRTVLVGHVSDLAGEREIQEFFSFSGDIEHIEIQRGAGQSKTAFVTFKDPKALEIALLLSGATIVDQIVSITPVENYVPKVEEVRIEDNVETIASTGDIGLNVETKSSSPSSRRIYVSKAQDVVTNILAKGSAIGQDAMNKAKAFDEKHQLTANASAKVISFDRRVGLKEKITVGVSMVNEKVKTVDQKLHASDKTMAALTAAERKLNDTGSFVKQSSYVTTGTAWLNGAFNKMAEVGQAAGTKTREKFQLAVSNLTAKDSPIAV, from the exons ATGCAG ACGAGAACAGTGCTAGTAGGGCATGTATCGGATCTAGCAGGAGAAAGAGAAATTCAggaattcttctctttttctggaGATATCGAACACATTGAGATCCAAAG AGGTGCTGGGCAATCGAAGACTGCATTCGTCACTTTCAAAGATCCAAAAGCTCTGGAAATCGCATTACTATTATCT GGAGCAACCATAGTCGACCAAATTGTGAGCATAACTCCTGTAGAAAACTATGTGCCAAAAGTTGAG GAAGTAAGGATTGAAGACAATGTTGAGACCATTGCTTCTACTGGAGATATTGGACTGAATGTTGAG ACCAAAAGTAGCTCTCCCAGTAGTAGACGGATATATGTGAGTAAAGCTCAGGATGTTGTCACGAATATTCTGGCCAAGGGTTCAGCCATTGGGCAAGATGCCATGAATAAGGCTAAGGCATTTGATGAGAAGCATCAGTTGACAGCTAATGCATCTGCTAAAGTCATCTCATTTGATAGGAGGGTTGGGCTTAAGGAAAAAATAACTGTTGGAGTGTCTATGGTTAATGAGAAAGTGAAAACTGTTGATCAAAAGCTGCATGCTTCAGATAAAACAATGGCTGCATTAACTGCAGCTGAGAGAAAGTTGAATGACACAGGATCTTTTGTAAAACAAAGCAG CTATGTAACTACTGGAACAGCTTGGTTAAATGGTGCTTTCAACAAGATGGCTGAGGTTGGGCAGGCAGCAGGTACAAAAACTAGAGAAAAGTTCCAGTTAGCCGTGTCAAACCTGACTGCAAAG GATTCTCCCATTGCTGTCTAA